tccacactgcagccttgagctcctggttcctcaggctgtagatgagggggttcagggctggaggcaccactgaatacagaactgacagggccagatccagggatggggaggacatggaagGGGGCTTCAGGTGAGCAAACATAATAGTGCTGAAAAACAgagagaccacagccaggtgagggaggcaggtggaaaaggctttgtgtcgtccctgctcagaggggatcctcagcacagccctgaaaatCTGAACGtgagagaaaacaatgaacacaaaacagcctAATGCTAAACAAGCACTAATAGCAATAAGCTCAAGTTCCCTGAAATTGGAgagtgagcaggagagcttgaagatctgtgggatttcacagaagaattgATCCaaggcattgccatggcacaggggcagggaaaatgtattggctgtgtgcagcagtgaatagagaaaggcactggcccaggcagctgctgccatgtgggcac
The sequence above is drawn from the Zonotrichia leucophrys gambelii isolate GWCS_2022_RI unplaced genomic scaffold, RI_Zleu_2.0 Scaffold_177_97607, whole genome shotgun sequence genome and encodes:
- the LOC135461123 gene encoding olfactory receptor 14I1-like gives rise to the protein MSNSSSIRHFLLLALADTRQLQLLHFCLLLGISLAALLGNGLIISAVACGHHLHTPMFFFLLNLALSDLGSICTTVPKAMHNSFWDTRNISYTGCAAQLFFFLFFMGAEYSLLTIMCYDRYVSICKPLHYGTLLGNKACAHMAAAAWASAFLYSLLHTANTFSLPLCHGNALDQFFCEIPQIFKLSCSLSNFRELELIAISACLALGCFVFIVFSHVQIFRAVLRIPSEQGRHKAFSTCLPHLAVVSLFFSTIMFAHLKPPSMSSPSLDLALSVLYSVVPPALNPLIYSLRNQELKAAVWKLMTGWFQEH